The Cloacibacillus sp. An23 DNA window GGCCGACAAGCTGTTTGTCTATGCCGCGAACGATGATTTTAATCGGGCTCTCGCAGGCGAATTCTATTCCCGCGGGGGGAACGACTTCCACCGGATGCGAGAAGCCGAGGCTAAGAACGAGGTTCTTGCCCTGCATCTGAGCTCTGTAGCCTACGCCGACGATCTCAAGAACCTTCTGGAAGCCCTCCGTGACGCCGACCACCATGTTGTTGATTAGCGCCCTCGTCATTCCGTGGGCGGCACGAACCGCCTTATTGTCGTTTTCACGGGTGACGGAAACGGCGCCGTCTGCAACGGTGACGGCTATGTGGTGCATGACATCCATCTCAAGAGTGCCCTTAGCGCCCTTGACGGTTACATGCTGTCCATTTACTGTTACGTCCACTCCCTTTGGAAGCGTTATAGCTTTACGTCCTATTCTCGACATTTCGCTTGCCTCCGACTACCAAACGTAGCAGACTACTTCGCCGCCAAGACCGAGCTTGCGGGCGGAAGCGTCCG harbors:
- the rplF gene encoding 50S ribosomal protein L6, whose product is MSRIGRKAITLPKGVDVTVNGQHVTVKGAKGTLEMDVMHHIAVTVADGAVSVTRENDNKAVRAAHGMTRALINNMVVGVTEGFQKVLEIVGVGYRAQMQGKNLVLSLGFSHPVEVVPPAGIEFACESPIKIIVRGIDKQLVGQVASNVRGYRPPEPYKGKGIRYAGEYVIRKAGKAGAKK